A window from Microbacterium ginsengiterrae encodes these proteins:
- the rpsP gene encoding 30S ribosomal protein S16, whose product MAVKIRLKRMGKIRAPYYRIVVADSRTKRDGRVIEEIGKYHPTEQPSFIEVDSERAQYWLSVGAQPSEQVTALLKLTGDWGKFKGDKDAKSTVQVAEPKAPFEVDAAKKSVVKPKAEKKEAPAEEAPAADAEAAEAPAADAE is encoded by the coding sequence GTGGCTGTAAAGATCCGTCTCAAGCGCATGGGCAAGATCCGCGCGCCGTACTACCGCATCGTCGTCGCCGACTCGCGCACCAAGCGCGACGGTCGCGTCATCGAGGAGATCGGCAAGTACCACCCCACCGAGCAGCCCTCGTTCATCGAGGTCGACTCCGAGCGTGCACAGTACTGGCTCTCCGTCGGCGCGCAGCCGTCGGAGCAGGTCACCGCGCTGCTCAAGCTCACGGGTGACTGGGGCAAGTTCAAGGGCGACAAGGACGCGAAGTCCACCGTCCAGGTCGCTGAGCCCAAGGCTCCGTTCGAGGTCGACGCGGCCAAGAAGTCCGTCGTGAAGCCGAAGGCGGAGAAGAAGGAGGCTCCCGCAGAGGAGGCTCCCGCCGCTGACGCGGAGGCCGCCGAGGCCCCCGCCGCCGACGCAGAGTAA
- a CDS encoding beta-ketoacyl-ACP reductase, translating into MTSERVVLVTGGNRGIGRAIAERFVREGYRVAVTARSGEGPEGTLTVRADVTDAASIDAAFSEVEASLGPIEVLVANAGITKDTLLMRMSEDDFDSVVNTNLGGTFRVVKRASKAMLRARFGRIVLISSVVGLYGSAGQVNYAASKSALVGFARSLTRELGARGITTNVVAPGFIETDMTAELPEETQKQYKASIPAGRFASPDEVAGVVSWLAGDDAAYISGAVIPVDGGLGMGH; encoded by the coding sequence ATGACTTCAGAACGCGTCGTCCTCGTCACCGGCGGAAACCGCGGCATCGGCCGTGCCATCGCCGAACGCTTCGTGCGGGAGGGCTACCGGGTCGCCGTCACCGCGCGTAGCGGAGAGGGACCGGAGGGCACTCTCACCGTCCGGGCGGATGTCACGGACGCCGCTTCGATCGACGCCGCCTTCTCGGAGGTGGAGGCGTCTCTCGGCCCGATCGAGGTGCTCGTGGCGAACGCCGGCATCACGAAGGACACGCTGCTCATGCGTATGAGCGAGGACGACTTCGACAGCGTCGTGAACACGAACCTCGGTGGGACCTTCCGCGTCGTGAAGCGCGCGTCGAAGGCGATGCTGCGTGCACGCTTCGGCCGTATCGTCCTCATCTCGAGCGTCGTCGGACTCTACGGTTCCGCGGGTCAGGTCAACTACGCGGCATCCAAGAGCGCCCTGGTGGGCTTCGCGCGCTCACTGACCAGGGAACTGGGAGCCCGCGGGATCACGACGAACGTCGTCGCGCCCGGGTTCATCGAGACCGACATGACGGCGGAACTGCCCGAGGAGACGCAGAAACAGTACAAGGCCAGCATCCCTGCGGGCCGATTCGCCTCGCCGGACGAGGTCGCCGGTGTGGTGTCCTGGCTCGCCGGAGACGATGCCGCCTACATCTCAGGCGCTGTCATCCCCGTCGACGGCGGACTCGGAATGGGACACTGA
- the trmD gene encoding tRNA (guanosine(37)-N1)-methyltransferase TrmD, whose translation MRVDVVSIFPSYFDGLELSLLGKARATGLLDLHIHDLRGWTGDRHRTVDDTPYGGGAGMVMKPEPWGLALDELTADSPSARPTIIFPSPAGEVFRQATAREFAHRDHLIIGCGRYEGIDERVFEYATTLGEVRLMSLGDYVLNGGEVAAMAMIEAVGRLIPGVVGNPESLVEESHEDGLLEYPSYTKPSSWRERAVPDVLLSGNHAAIAAWRREQQIVRTRDRRPDLLAD comes from the coding sequence ATGAGAGTAGACGTCGTCTCGATCTTCCCGTCCTACTTCGACGGGCTCGAGCTGTCACTGCTCGGCAAGGCGCGAGCCACCGGTCTTCTGGACCTCCACATCCATGACCTCCGTGGCTGGACCGGCGACCGGCATCGCACCGTGGACGACACCCCGTACGGCGGGGGAGCGGGCATGGTGATGAAGCCGGAGCCCTGGGGCCTGGCCCTGGATGAGCTCACCGCCGATTCGCCGTCAGCGCGGCCCACCATCATCTTCCCCTCACCAGCCGGCGAGGTCTTCCGCCAGGCGACGGCACGCGAGTTCGCGCACCGCGACCACCTCATCATCGGCTGCGGCCGGTATGAGGGCATCGACGAGCGGGTCTTCGAGTACGCCACGACGCTCGGTGAAGTCCGGCTGATGAGTCTCGGCGACTACGTGCTCAACGGCGGCGAGGTCGCGGCGATGGCCATGATCGAGGCTGTCGGGCGCCTCATCCCCGGCGTCGTCGGCAACCCGGAGAGCCTTGTCGAGGAGTCGCACGAGGACGGTCTCCTGGAGTATCCGTCCTACACGAAGCCCTCGAGCTGGCGCGAGCGGGCTGTGCCCGATGTCCTGCTGAGTGGCAACCATGCCGCCATCGCTGCGTGGCGGCGAGAGCAGCAGATCGTGCGAACGCGCGACCGGCGACCTGACCTGCTCGCCGACTGA
- the serB gene encoding phosphoserine phosphatase SerB: MTVARFLVVLDADSTLIRDEVIELLADEAGRRAEVQAATEAAMRGEVDFASSLRSRVAALEGVGIDAFERVRARIRPTPGVRELTAAVHERGGVVGVVSGGFHEILDHIAPGLGVDRWLANRLAIVDDAVSGTVEGDIVDATVKARSLRAWADELGVKTHATIAIGDGANDLEMMAAAGLGLAFNAKPAVRAAANLVVGPVDLRAVIPLLP, from the coding sequence GTGACCGTTGCGCGCTTCCTCGTCGTCCTCGATGCCGATTCCACCCTCATCCGAGACGAGGTGATCGAGCTCCTCGCCGACGAGGCGGGCCGTCGCGCCGAGGTCCAGGCGGCCACGGAGGCCGCGATGCGCGGTGAGGTCGACTTCGCGAGCAGTCTCCGCTCCCGGGTCGCAGCGCTCGAGGGTGTCGGCATCGATGCGTTCGAGCGCGTGCGCGCGCGCATCCGACCGACGCCCGGCGTCCGCGAGCTCACGGCCGCCGTGCATGAGCGCGGTGGAGTCGTCGGCGTCGTCTCCGGAGGATTCCACGAGATCCTCGACCACATCGCCCCTGGTCTCGGCGTCGACCGGTGGCTGGCCAACCGGCTGGCGATCGTCGACGACGCCGTGAGCGGCACCGTCGAGGGCGATATCGTCGACGCGACGGTGAAAGCCCGCTCGCTGCGCGCGTGGGCGGATGAGCTCGGCGTCAAGACGCACGCCACGATCGCCATCGGCGACGGCGCGAACGACCTCGAGATGATGGCCGCCGCAGGGCTCGGGCTGGCGTTCAACGCGAAACCTGCCGTGCGCGCCGCGGCGAACCTCGTCGTCGGCCCAGTGGATCTTCGGGCGGTCATCCCTCTGCTGCCCTGA
- a CDS encoding RNA-binding protein, which yields MLAAALEHIVKGIVDHPDDVRISSSTSPRGDLLEVRVHPDDRGRVIGRGGRTAKALRTLVSALADGQRVRVDVADD from the coding sequence GTGCTCGCCGCCGCGCTCGAACACATCGTCAAGGGAATCGTCGATCACCCTGACGATGTCCGCATCTCGTCCTCCACGTCGCCGCGAGGCGATCTTCTCGAGGTGCGCGTGCACCCCGATGACCGTGGACGCGTGATCGGGCGCGGCGGCCGCACCGCGAAGGCACTGCGCACGCTCGTCTCCGCCCTGGCGGACGGGCAGCGTGTCCGCGTCGATGTCGCGGACGACTGA
- the rimM gene encoding ribosome maturation factor RimM (Essential for efficient processing of 16S rRNA) — protein sequence MSRTTDVVSQDRNQGKNQLRVGRLVKAHGLKGALKLELYTDNPERRFVPGAEFTLQVPEASPWHRKTVTVREYRVMNGNPVVFFEDVNDREGAEGLVRAILWIDQDADEPEDNAWYDHQLVGLDAVIDGEPIGKLVRVEHLPAQDLLIVKTARDAREVMVPFVEAIVPSVDIAAGRVTLTPPAGLFDEIADADTDEDATTGDAAE from the coding sequence ATGTCGCGGACGACTGACGTGGTCTCTCAGGACCGCAACCAGGGCAAGAACCAGCTGAGGGTCGGACGCCTCGTCAAGGCGCACGGCCTCAAGGGCGCCCTCAAGCTGGAGCTGTACACCGACAACCCGGAGCGCCGTTTCGTGCCGGGCGCGGAGTTCACGCTGCAGGTGCCGGAGGCATCGCCGTGGCACCGCAAGACCGTCACGGTCCGCGAGTACCGGGTGATGAACGGCAACCCCGTGGTCTTCTTCGAGGACGTGAACGATCGCGAGGGCGCAGAGGGACTCGTCCGTGCCATCCTCTGGATCGATCAGGACGCCGACGAGCCGGAGGACAACGCCTGGTACGACCACCAGCTGGTCGGCCTCGACGCGGTCATCGACGGTGAGCCGATCGGCAAGCTCGTGCGCGTCGAGCACCTCCCGGCACAGGATCTTCTCATCGTGAAGACCGCGCGCGACGCGCGAGAGGTCATGGTGCCGTTCGTCGAGGCCATCGTCCCGTCCGTGGACATCGCTGCGGGGCGCGTGACGCTCACCCCTCCTGCAGGCCTCTTCGATGAGATCGCCGATGCGGACACCGACGAGGACGCCACCACCGGCGACGCCGCTGAGTGA
- a CDS encoding glucose-1-phosphate adenylyltransferase — protein sequence MAVPKKVFGIILAGGEGKRLMPLTADRAKPAVPFGGQYRLIDFAISNLINSGLRQIVVLTQYKSHSLDRHITQTWRMSSLLDSYITSVPAQQRLGKRWFSGSADAILQSLNLINDEKPDIVIVIGADHVYRMDFRQMLDAHIASGAKATVAGIRQPLAMADQFGVIDTDPDGSGLIRAFLEKPTDAEGLADSPHEVLASMGNYIFDADALIAAVEADGEVATSGHDMGGDIIPYFVERGEAGFYDMKQNDVPGSSPRDRAYWRDVGTIDSFFDAHMDLISTLPIFNLYNTFWPIRTQSVNAPPAKFVRDAVGRIGNAIDSIVSPGSVLSGTHLERSVIGPGTLAAGGSTITDAVLFDGVVVGQGARVHRAVLDKNVVLADGATVGVDRERDLERGFTVTDSGITVVGKGVRIER from the coding sequence ATGGCGGTCCCCAAGAAGGTATTCGGCATCATCCTCGCCGGCGGCGAGGGCAAGCGTCTCATGCCCCTGACGGCGGACAGGGCCAAACCTGCCGTGCCGTTCGGCGGGCAGTACCGGCTGATCGATTTCGCGATATCGAATCTCATCAACTCCGGCCTCAGACAGATCGTCGTCCTCACGCAGTACAAGTCCCACAGCCTCGACCGCCACATCACTCAGACCTGGCGCATGTCGTCCCTGCTCGACTCGTACATCACCTCGGTGCCCGCCCAGCAGCGCCTCGGCAAGCGCTGGTTCTCCGGATCGGCAGATGCCATCCTCCAGAGTCTGAACCTCATCAACGACGAGAAGCCGGACATCGTCATCGTCATCGGCGCCGACCACGTGTACCGCATGGACTTCCGTCAGATGCTCGACGCGCACATCGCCTCCGGGGCGAAGGCCACCGTCGCCGGCATCCGGCAGCCGCTCGCGATGGCGGACCAGTTCGGCGTGATCGACACCGATCCGGACGGCTCAGGGCTGATCCGCGCCTTCCTCGAGAAGCCGACGGATGCCGAGGGCCTCGCCGATTCGCCGCACGAGGTGCTCGCGTCCATGGGCAACTACATCTTCGACGCCGATGCCCTCATCGCCGCCGTCGAGGCCGACGGTGAGGTCGCCACGTCGGGGCACGACATGGGCGGCGACATCATCCCCTACTTCGTCGAGCGCGGTGAAGCCGGCTTCTACGACATGAAGCAGAACGACGTGCCGGGGTCCTCTCCGCGCGATCGTGCCTATTGGCGCGATGTCGGAACGATCGACTCGTTCTTCGACGCGCACATGGACCTCATCTCCACCCTCCCCATCTTCAACCTCTACAACACCTTCTGGCCGATCCGCACGCAGAGCGTCAACGCACCCCCCGCGAAATTCGTGCGCGACGCCGTCGGGCGCATCGGCAACGCGATCGACTCCATCGTCTCCCCCGGGTCCGTACTGTCGGGAACACACCTGGAGCGCAGCGTGATCGGACCAGGCACTCTCGCCGCCGGCGGCTCGACGATCACCGATGCCGTCCTGTTCGACGGCGTCGTGGTCGGCCAGGGTGCGAGGGTGCACCGTGCCGTCCTCGACAAGAACGTCGTCCTCGCCGACGGAGCGACGGTGGGAGTGGACAGGGAACGCGACCTGGAGCGCGGCTTCACGGTGACCGATTCCGGGATCACCGTGGTCGGCAAGGGAGTGCGGATCGAGCGGTGA
- a CDS encoding SURF1 family protein, producing the protein MSNRFVRWGVYLLIAAAFAVACVFLSNWQFERNEGREAQIALVENNYDAEPVALGDLITADGALQPDDEWRPVLLRGEYLADEQVLVRNRPHGGTSAFEVLVPFLDADGRVLIVDRGWVPPGEGDTPDAIPAPPSGDVEVVVRLRPGEPLPGSGRGAPDGQVPTIHLPTVAAGLDADVITSAYGQLVEETPLPTTSPGAFTSPTDDPGPHLSYAIQWILFGIMGFVFIFYMIRTEVVRHREETEGAPTVKKRVRRRDRDADVEDELLDDVDSRV; encoded by the coding sequence ATGAGCAATCGCTTCGTGCGATGGGGCGTCTACCTCCTCATCGCCGCCGCATTCGCCGTGGCCTGTGTCTTCCTGTCGAACTGGCAGTTCGAGCGCAATGAGGGACGCGAGGCGCAGATCGCCCTCGTCGAGAACAACTACGACGCGGAGCCCGTCGCTCTCGGCGACCTCATCACCGCTGACGGTGCGCTGCAGCCGGATGACGAGTGGCGTCCCGTGCTGCTGCGGGGAGAGTACCTCGCCGACGAGCAGGTGCTCGTGCGCAATCGACCCCACGGCGGTACGAGCGCGTTCGAGGTCCTCGTCCCCTTCCTCGACGCCGACGGGCGCGTGCTCATCGTCGACCGAGGTTGGGTGCCACCCGGCGAGGGCGACACCCCGGATGCCATCCCTGCACCGCCCTCCGGCGACGTCGAGGTCGTCGTACGCCTGCGACCCGGCGAGCCGCTCCCCGGGTCAGGCCGCGGCGCCCCCGACGGCCAGGTCCCCACGATCCATCTCCCCACCGTCGCCGCGGGGCTCGACGCCGATGTGATCACCAGCGCCTACGGTCAGCTCGTCGAGGAGACTCCGCTGCCGACGACGTCGCCGGGCGCCTTCACCTCGCCGACGGATGACCCAGGGCCGCACCTGTCCTATGCGATCCAGTGGATCCTGTTCGGCATCATGGGCTTCGTGTTCATCTTCTACATGATCCGCACGGAGGTCGTCCGGCATCGTGAGGAGACCGAAGGGGCGCCGACCGTCAAGAAGCGGGTGCGACGTCGCGATCGGGACGCCGACGTCGAGGACGAACTCCTCGACGACGTCGACAGCCGAGTCTGA
- a CDS encoding DUF3099 domain-containing protein, which produces MKPQSHAAPVTSLPQAPQDEATARVRRYWITMGIRMACFALTVLVTPYGWYTWVFAAAAAVLPYIAVVFANAVSPTSTAPAESPVQEIASAAPASATVAPDAEPTVITIRERPAPSDPAEDT; this is translated from the coding sequence GTGAAACCACAGTCACATGCCGCCCCTGTTACCTCGCTCCCGCAAGCACCGCAGGACGAGGCGACCGCTCGCGTGCGCCGGTACTGGATCACGATGGGTATCCGCATGGCCTGTTTCGCGCTGACGGTGCTCGTGACCCCCTACGGCTGGTACACGTGGGTGTTCGCAGCCGCAGCGGCGGTCCTGCCCTACATCGCGGTGGTGTTCGCGAACGCCGTGAGCCCGACGAGCACGGCCCCGGCGGAATCCCCCGTGCAGGAGATCGCCTCCGCGGCACCGGCCTCTGCGACGGTCGCACCCGACGCTGAGCCGACCGTCATCACGATCCGAGAACGTCCTGCCCCGTCGGACCCGGCGGAGGACACGTGA
- a CDS encoding glutamate--cysteine ligase, protein MSAGTGTACQTVLVKQEFASSSRSTVGLEWEIMLADPDTGDLVGRAPELLAALEEESAPERHTVTGELLTNTIEVTSGVGESVQQAIGDIAAAIAAVRERTDPAGVELLSAGSHPFAQWFDQQVTDKSRYHKLIERTQWWGRNMMIWGIHVHIGVEDRDKVMPIIGALSGYLPDLQALTSSSPFWAGDRTGYASNRALVFQQLPTAGLPWPLHTWADFERYLADMVKTGVMADASEVRWDIRPAPRWGTIEVRACDGLSTLSELASVASLVQVLVEHLSRRLDDGETLPTMPPWFHRENKWRAARYGLDARVIVDEHGTQRLVREQLSELLSDLSPVATDLGCAEQFAGARTILDSGASYERQLRVADASGGDLRAVVHHLIREFRSGPGAPVI, encoded by the coding sequence ATGTCGGCGGGTACCGGCACCGCGTGTCAGACTGTGCTCGTGAAGCAGGAGTTCGCCTCGTCCTCTCGTTCGACCGTCGGGCTCGAATGGGAGATCATGCTCGCGGACCCGGACACCGGCGATCTCGTCGGTAGAGCCCCCGAGCTCCTCGCCGCGCTCGAAGAGGAGAGCGCGCCCGAGCGCCACACCGTCACCGGAGAGCTGCTCACGAACACGATCGAGGTGACCAGCGGCGTCGGCGAATCGGTCCAGCAGGCGATCGGTGACATCGCCGCTGCGATCGCGGCCGTCCGCGAACGCACTGATCCGGCCGGCGTCGAGCTGCTCTCGGCCGGCAGCCACCCGTTCGCGCAGTGGTTCGACCAGCAGGTCACGGACAAGAGCCGTTACCACAAGCTCATCGAGCGCACCCAGTGGTGGGGCCGCAACATGATGATCTGGGGCATCCACGTGCACATCGGTGTCGAGGATCGCGACAAGGTGATGCCGATCATCGGTGCACTGTCCGGATACCTCCCCGACCTTCAGGCGCTCACGTCCTCGAGCCCGTTCTGGGCCGGCGACCGCACCGGATACGCCTCGAACCGCGCCCTGGTTTTCCAGCAGCTGCCCACCGCGGGTCTCCCCTGGCCCCTGCACACCTGGGCCGACTTCGAGCGCTACCTGGCGGACATGGTCAAGACGGGTGTCATGGCGGACGCGTCCGAGGTTCGCTGGGACATCCGCCCCGCGCCCCGCTGGGGGACGATCGAGGTGCGGGCCTGCGACGGGCTCTCCACGCTCTCGGAACTCGCATCGGTGGCATCCCTCGTCCAGGTGCTCGTCGAGCATCTCTCACGGCGCCTCGACGACGGAGAGACGCTGCCGACCATGCCGCCATGGTTCCACCGCGAGAACAAATGGCGTGCGGCCCGTTACGGTCTGGATGCCAGGGTGATCGTCGACGAGCACGGGACGCAGCGCCTTGTGCGCGAGCAGCTGTCCGAGCTGCTCTCCGACCTCTCCCCCGTCGCGACGGACCTCGGATGCGCCGAGCAGTTCGCCGGTGCCCGCACGATCCTCGACTCAGGAGCGAGCTATGAGCGGCAACTGCGAGTCGCAGATGCCTCCGGTGGCGATCTGCGCGCGGTGGTCCATCACCTCATCCGCGAGTTCCGCTCAGGACCTGGCGCCCCGGTGATCTGA
- a CDS encoding alpha/beta fold hydrolase yields the protein MDIILVPGLWLDATSWTDVARALEARGHRPIPLTLPGMGLPAAESARIGMADWIDAVVVEIDRAPGPVALVGHSGAGNVVWGAADARPERVSRVVFVDTVPPPPGAGISEFAVVDGVIPFPGWDFFPEEDVYDLDEATRAVGAALTRSVPARVPTDPVRLSGGRHDVPVTILMGSMGATELEAEIDKWGPYGEEYRSIRDVTVTRIGSGHWPQFSQPGRLAELISESVSHSESAVDGDDSA from the coding sequence ATGGACATCATCCTCGTTCCCGGTCTGTGGCTCGACGCGACATCGTGGACAGACGTCGCACGCGCGCTCGAGGCACGCGGACACCGGCCGATCCCGCTGACGCTTCCCGGTATGGGCCTCCCGGCCGCGGAGTCGGCGCGGATCGGCATGGCCGACTGGATCGATGCCGTCGTGGTCGAGATCGACCGCGCACCGGGGCCGGTCGCGCTCGTCGGACACAGCGGCGCAGGCAACGTCGTGTGGGGTGCGGCCGATGCGAGGCCGGAGCGGGTCTCCCGCGTCGTCTTCGTCGACACCGTACCCCCGCCACCGGGTGCCGGGATCTCGGAGTTCGCCGTCGTCGACGGGGTGATCCCGTTCCCCGGGTGGGACTTCTTCCCGGAGGAGGACGTGTACGACCTCGACGAGGCCACCCGTGCCGTCGGCGCGGCACTCACGCGATCGGTGCCAGCTCGTGTTCCCACCGACCCCGTTCGTCTGAGCGGCGGGAGACACGACGTTCCCGTCACGATCCTCATGGGGAGCATGGGTGCGACCGAGCTCGAGGCCGAGATCGACAAATGGGGACCGTACGGTGAGGAGTACCGATCGATCCGGGACGTCACGGTGACGCGCATCGGCTCCGGTCACTGGCCGCAGTTCTCTCAGCCGGGCAGGCTGGCAGAGCTGATCAGCGAATCAGTGTCCCATTCCGAGTCCGCCGTCGACGGGGATGACAGCGCCTGA
- the glpK gene encoding glycerol kinase GlpK, with protein MHIVAIDQGTTSSRAIVFDDAGTIVAIGQREHEQIFPRAGWVEHDAAAIWDDIVAVIDEALAEAGIGNEDVAAVGITNQRETTMVWDRETGEPICNAIVWQDTRTQSLVDELAAEGGIRRFADVTGLPLATYFSASKIAWILDNVDGARERAENGELLFGTPDTWVLWNLTGGPDGGVHATDVTNASRTLLMDLRTLDWDDDLLEAFGVPRSMLPEIRSSSEVYGEAKGTALDGAPIASILGDQQAATFGQVAFDRGESKNTYGTGSFVIVNTGGEIVDSDNGLITTVAYRLGDEPPQYALEGSIAVTGSLIQWLRDNLGLFDEAPDVEKLALSVEDNGGVYIVPAFSGLFAPYWRPDARGAILGLTRFVNKGHIARAALEAVAFQTREVLDAVDADTGVGLQELRVDGGMVANDTLMQFQADVLGVPVVRPAVSETTALGAAYAAGLAVGVWEDLDALRAMWKEDVRWEPAIDEDERARLLARWRKAVTRTFDWVDDD; from the coding sequence ATGCATATCGTCGCCATCGACCAGGGCACCACGAGCAGCCGCGCGATCGTCTTCGACGACGCGGGGACCATCGTCGCCATCGGACAACGCGAGCACGAGCAGATCTTCCCGCGCGCGGGGTGGGTCGAGCACGATGCCGCAGCGATCTGGGACGACATCGTCGCGGTGATCGACGAGGCACTCGCGGAGGCGGGCATCGGCAACGAGGACGTCGCCGCGGTGGGGATCACGAACCAACGCGAGACGACGATGGTCTGGGACCGCGAGACCGGCGAGCCGATCTGCAACGCCATCGTCTGGCAGGACACGCGCACCCAGTCATTGGTCGACGAGCTGGCGGCGGAGGGCGGCATCCGTCGATTCGCCGACGTGACCGGTCTTCCGCTGGCCACCTACTTCTCGGCCTCCAAGATCGCGTGGATCCTCGACAACGTCGACGGGGCGCGCGAGCGTGCCGAGAACGGCGAGCTCCTTTTCGGGACGCCGGACACCTGGGTGCTGTGGAATCTGACCGGCGGCCCGGACGGGGGAGTGCACGCGACCGACGTCACCAACGCCAGCCGCACCCTGCTCATGGATCTGCGCACCCTCGACTGGGACGACGATCTGCTGGAGGCGTTCGGCGTCCCGCGTTCGATGCTCCCCGAGATCCGCTCGTCATCCGAGGTGTACGGCGAGGCCAAGGGCACCGCGCTCGACGGCGCGCCCATCGCGTCCATCCTCGGCGACCAGCAGGCCGCGACCTTCGGGCAGGTCGCGTTCGACCGCGGCGAGTCCAAGAACACCTATGGCACCGGCAGCTTCGTCATCGTGAACACCGGCGGCGAGATCGTCGACAGCGACAACGGCCTCATCACGACGGTCGCGTATCGCCTCGGGGACGAACCGCCCCAGTACGCGCTCGAGGGCTCGATCGCGGTGACGGGCTCGCTCATCCAGTGGTTGCGCGACAACCTCGGCCTGTTCGACGAAGCCCCGGACGTCGAGAAGCTCGCGCTGAGCGTGGAGGACAACGGCGGGGTGTACATCGTTCCTGCGTTCTCCGGGCTCTTCGCGCCCTACTGGCGCCCCGACGCGCGCGGCGCGATCCTCGGTCTCACCCGCTTCGTGAACAAGGGCCACATCGCGCGCGCCGCGCTGGAGGCGGTCGCCTTCCAGACGCGCGAGGTGCTCGATGCCGTGGATGCCGACACGGGTGTCGGCCTTCAGGAGCTCCGCGTCGACGGGGGGATGGTCGCCAACGACACCCTCATGCAGTTCCAGGCCGATGTCCTCGGCGTACCCGTCGTGCGACCTGCGGTGTCGGAGACCACGGCCCTCGGCGCCGCGTATGCCGCGGGCCTCGCCGTCGGCGTGTGGGAGGATCTCGACGCGCTGCGCGCGATGTGGAAGGAGGACGTCCGCTGGGAACCCGCCATCGATGAGGACGAGCGCGCCCGGCTGCTGGCGCGATGGCGTAAGGCGGTGACCCGCACCTTCGACTGGGTGGACGACGACTGA
- a CDS encoding DUF4190 domain-containing protein: protein MSDDRMPEGEHPTFPAAGSAGPVDGPGPQRSYPQADPAAPQYTPPPAAPQYSPASPQQSSYSPPPLQQPPYAQAAQPYTTPSQQYPGQAAGASYPVAPQATASPYAAPQYAPGQPYAPPRPASGLAITSLVTGIAGIVFSWTFVALLASIAAVITGHMALRQTRSDSRIGGRGMAIAGLILGYAGAAILVFTVVIGIFSFLFIGGIGFLPFFLS, encoded by the coding sequence ATGAGCGACGACAGAATGCCTGAGGGCGAGCACCCGACCTTCCCTGCAGCGGGATCGGCAGGCCCCGTCGACGGGCCGGGACCACAGCGGTCGTACCCGCAGGCGGACCCGGCGGCACCGCAGTACACGCCGCCGCCGGCTGCCCCGCAGTACTCCCCTGCTTCGCCGCAGCAGTCGTCGTATTCCCCGCCGCCGCTGCAACAGCCCCCATATGCTCAGGCGGCGCAACCGTACACCACGCCGTCGCAGCAGTATCCAGGGCAGGCCGCAGGCGCCTCCTACCCGGTTGCGCCGCAGGCGACGGCGTCGCCGTACGCGGCTCCGCAGTATGCGCCCGGTCAGCCGTACGCCCCGCCGCGGCCGGCCAGTGGACTCGCGATCACTTCGCTGGTCACCGGCATCGCCGGCATCGTCTTCAGCTGGACCTTCGTCGCCCTGCTCGCATCGATCGCCGCTGTCATCACCGGGCACATGGCTCTTCGGCAGACGCGGTCCGACTCGAGGATCGGCGGGCGCGGCATGGCGATCGCCGGGCTCATCCTCGGTTACGCCGGTGCCGCGATCCTCGTGTTCACCGTCGTCATCGGGATCTTCTCTTTCCTGTTCATCGGCGGCATCGGGTTCCTGCCCTTCTTCCTCAGCTGA